In Acetomicrobium sp. S15 = DSM 107314, a genomic segment contains:
- a CDS encoding RAMP superfamily CRISPR-associated protein — protein IFENPIVRDKLTGLPMVRSSIWKGHLRFAAERVNDLDGKNINEITKPEINSLVELVCKLLNEKRSGR, from the coding sequence AGATATTTGAAAATCCTATCGTGCGGGATAAGCTGACAGGTTTACCAATGGTAAGGTCATCTATCTGGAAGGGGCATCTCAGATTTGCGGCGGAAAGAGTTAATGATTTGGATGGTAAAAATATCAACGAGATTACAAAGCCGGAGATCAATAGCCTCGTTGAGCTGGTATGTAAATTATTGAACGAAAAGAGGAGTGGACGATAG